In Anaerolineales bacterium, the sequence CAGGTCCGGCCAACGGGCCTGCACGTCGGGCAAATCCATTTTGTTGAGCGCCACGATCTGCGACTTTTCAGCCAGCTGGGGGTCGAAGAGGGCCAGCTCGCTGTTGATCTGGCCAAAGTCGGCCAGGGGGTCCTCCGCCAGGCCATCCAGCAGGTGCACCAGCACCCGCGTGCGCTGGATATGGCGCAGGAAGTCATGACCCAGGCCCTTGCCTTCGTGGGCGCCTTCGATCAGGCCGGGGATGTCGGCCAACACCAAGCTAGTGTCTTCGTCCAAGGCAGCGACACCCAGGTTGGGCTGCAGAGTGGTGAAGGGATAGTTGGCGATCTTGGGCTTGGCGCGGGTCAGTGAGGCCAGCAAGGTGGATTTGCCCGCATTGGGCACACCCACCAGGCCCACGTCAGCGATCAGGCTGAGCTCCAGGCGCAGGTTCAGCTCCGTGCCGGGGGCGCCTTTCTCGGCGATGCGCGGCGCCTGGTTGCGCGAGGTGGCGAAGTGCTGGTTGCCGCGGCCGCCGCGGCCGCCGGGCAGCACCACCATGCGCTGATCGCTGGCGGTCAGGTCGCCGATCAGCTCGCCGCTGGCCGCGTCCCACACGCGTGTGCCGGGCGGCACGCGCAGCTCCAAGTCCGGCGCGGCGCGGCCGCTGCGCCGGTTGGTGCCGCCAGCACTGCCGTCCTCGGCCACAAATTGCTTTTTGAAACGGAAAGTGTGCAGGGTGCGCAGCATCTCATCCACCACCAGCACGACTGCACCGCCGCGGCCGCCATCGCCCCCATCCGGCCCGCCGCGCGGGTTATGTGAGCTGCGATGAAAATGGACCATGCCATCGCCGCCTTTTCCTGAGCACACGGAAATTTCTACTTCGTCTAAAAACTGGGGTTCACTCATAAGACAGGGTGGATTATATCCAACAGGGGGATTGCACCCCATTTGTGAAGTCATTGTACTGATTTGCACAATAGAAAAAGCGGTGATAAAGTTATGTGGCTGTTGCCAGGAGGATCTTCGCCAGATGAGCAAACCGATTCCAGACATCGTTATTGGGCGCCTGCCGATTTACCTGCGCGCCCTGGTGCAAATGGCCCAGGAAGGCCGACAAGTGACCAGTTCGCAGGAATTGGGCGAACGCCTGGGCATTTCCGCCGCCCAGATCCGCAAGGATCTCTCGCAGTTTGGCGAATTTGGCAAGCAAGGCACGGGTTACCGCATCGAGTTCCTCTCCAAGCAGCTCGGAGAGATCCTCAAAGTGGACCGCGTGTGGGATGTGGCAATTGTGGGCGCCGGCGACATTGGCCGGGCGCTGGCGAGCTACAGCGGGTTCAGTGAGCGCGGCTTTCGTATTGCCATGATCTTTGACAGCAAGCCGGAACTGGTGGACAAAGAAGCCGCCGGAATTGTGATCAGGGACAGCCGCAAGTTGAAAGAGGATATCGCTGCGGCCGGCATTAAGATTGCCATGATCGCCGTGCCGGCCACACAGGCCCAGGAAGTGGTCAACCAGCTGGTCGAGGCCGGGGTGCGCGCCATTCTGAGCTACGCCCCGGTGCACCTGAGCGTGCCGGCCGGGGTACGCGTGCAGAACATCGACCCATCGATCCACCTGCAGCGCATGACATACTATCTGGATTAGCC encodes:
- the obgE gene encoding GTPase ObgE — translated: MSEPQFLDEVEISVCSGKGGDGMVHFHRSSHNPRGGPDGGDGGRGGAVVLVVDEMLRTLHTFRFKKQFVAEDGSAGGTNRRSGRAAPDLELRVPPGTRVWDAASGELIGDLTASDQRMVVLPGGRGGRGNQHFATSRNQAPRIAEKGAPGTELNLRLELSLIADVGLVGVPNAGKSTLLASLTRAKPKIANYPFTTLQPNLGVAALDEDTSLVLADIPGLIEGAHEGKGLGHDFLRHIQRTRVLVHLLDGLAEDPLADFGQINSELALFDPQLAEKSQIVALNKMDLPDVQARWPDLEKQLKKLGHRALAISAASGQGVRQLLGAAAATLAELPPPEPAPELPVYRPQTDRNEFHVEREDEAWRLHNAPLERAAAMTYWEHDQSVRRFQRILQHLGADEVLRKAGVQHGDMVRIGEYELEWQD
- a CDS encoding redox-sensing transcriptional repressor Rex — encoded protein: MSKPIPDIVIGRLPIYLRALVQMAQEGRQVTSSQELGERLGISAAQIRKDLSQFGEFGKQGTGYRIEFLSKQLGEILKVDRVWDVAIVGAGDIGRALASYSGFSERGFRIAMIFDSKPELVDKEAAGIVIRDSRKLKEDIAAAGIKIAMIAVPATQAQEVVNQLVEAGVRAILSYAPVHLSVPAGVRVQNIDPSIHLQRMTYYLD